The following proteins come from a genomic window of Lolium rigidum isolate FL_2022 chromosome 5, APGP_CSIRO_Lrig_0.1, whole genome shotgun sequence:
- the LOC124653549 gene encoding pentatricopeptide repeat-containing protein At3g09650, chloroplastic-like, with product MLHGKLRLQPHPHPPVAPFSVPPPFSPPTTSSSSSSRSHHLVHSAISPAAPLSTTNQDDDALLALLRAGDTDAAYRLFASSPSLPESPTAASRLLAQLSYTSTSSRTFSRAAGLLHRLRAQGGLTLLDANSLSLAASAAARSGSAHLAYSLLLSMLRRGLLPDRRAYTAAVSRLGPARALRLFDAVLHHLRRAPPDPSSSFSLPDTAAFNAALSACADAGDCRRFHNIFNETRNWGAGAAPDALTYNIAIKMCARAGRRDLVARVLERMLAAGLAPCATTFHSLVAAYVGFGDIPTAEKIVQAMREGRADVCLLLRQVASSDENNIPDEHSAVLEDIVGARPDEAPLLPRTYPPNSRVYTTLMKGYMNAGRVDDVVAMARAMRLEGETMPESRPDHVTYTTVISTLVAAGDVDRAHSVLDEMGRAGVPATRVTYNVLIKGYCQQLQMSRARELLEEMTTDAGIEADVVTYNTLMDGCVLMDDSAGALALFNEMRSRGVPPSTVSYTTLMKAFAASGQPKVALKVFEEMDKDPRVTVDRAAWNMLVDGYCQQGLLDTAKQTVERMKERGVQPDVATYGSLAKGVAIARKPGEALLLWNEVKERCEAGAGGKPPFKPDEELLDALADVCVRGAFFKKALEIVACMEENGIAPNKTKYKKIYIEMHSRMFTSKHASQARQDRRRERKRAAEAFKFWLGLPNSYYGSEWRISPLVGSDNDDDLS from the coding sequence ATGCTGCACGGCAAGCTCCGCCTCCAGCCCCATCCTCACCCTCCGGTCGCCCCCTTCTCCGTCCCACCGCCATTCTCGCcgcccaccacctcctcctcctcctcctcgcgcagCCACCACCTCGTCCACTCAGCCATTTCCCCCGCCGCGCCACTCTCTACCACCAACCAAGACGATGACGCGCTCCTCGCCCTCCTCCGCGCCGGCGACACCGACGCCGCCTACCGCCTCTTCgcctcctccccctccctcccCGAGTCCCCCACCGCCGCCTCCCGCCTCCTCGCCCAGCTCTcctacacctccacctcctcccgcacctTCTCCCGCGCCGCgggcctcctccaccgcctccgcgcCCAGGGCGGCCTCACCCTCCTCGACGCCAActccctctccctcgccgcctccgccgccgcccgctccggcAGCGCCCACCTCGcctactccctcctcctctccatgctccgccgcggcctcctccccGACCGCCGCGCCTACACGGCCGCCGTCTCCCGCCTCGGCCCCGCCCGCGCGCTccgcctcttcgacgccgtcctccaccacctccgccgcgCCCCGCCCGACCCCTCCTCGTCCTTCTCGCTCCCCGACACGGCCGCCTTCAACGCCGCGCTCAGCGCCTGCGCGGACGCGGGCGACTGCCGCCGCTTCCACAACATCTTCAACGAGACGCGCAACTGGGGCGCCGGCGCCGCGCCCGACGCCCTCACCTACAACATCGCCATCAAGATGTGCGCGCGTGCCGGCCGCCGGGACCTCGTCGCGCGCGTGCTCGAGCGGATGCTCGCCGCCGGCCTCGCCCCCTGCGCCACCACCTTCCACTCCCTCGTCGCCGCCTACGTCGGCTTCGGCGACATCCCCACGGCAGAGAAAATCGTGCAGGCCATGCGGGAAGGCCGCGCCGACGTctgcctcctgctccggcaaGTTGCATCATCCGACGAAAACAACATCCCCGACGAGCACAGCGCTGTGCTTGAGGACATCGTCGGGGCCAGGCCGGACGAGGCGCCGCTGCTGCCGAGGACGTACCCGCCAAACTCCAGGGTGTACACGACGCTGATGAAGGGGTACATGAACGCCGGCCGCGTGGACGACGTGGTGGCCATGGCGCGCGCCATGCGGCTGGAGGGGGAGACGATGCCGGAGAGCCGGCCCGACCACGTCACCTACACCACGGTGATATCCACCCTCGTGGCCGCGGGCGACGTAGACCGCGCGCACTCCGTGCTCGACGAGATGGGAAGAGCGGGGGTGCCGGCGACCCGGGTGACGTACAACGTGCTCATCAAGGGCTACTGCCAGCAGCTGCAGATGAGCAGGGCCAGGGAGCTCCTGGAGGAGATGACCACCGACGCCGGCATCGAAGCCGACGTGGTCACGTACAACACCCTCATGGATGGGTGCGTGCTCATGGACGACAGCGCCGGCGCGCTGGCCCTGTTCAACGAGATGCGGTCGCGCGGGGTGCCGCCGTCCACGGTGAGCTACACGACGCTGATGAAGGCGTTCGCGGCGTCGGGGCAGCCCAAGGTGGCGCTCAAGGTGTTCGAGGAGATGGACAAGGACCCCAGGGTGACGGTGGACAGGGCGGCATGGAACATGCTGGTGGATGGGTACTGCCAGCAAGGTCTGCTGGACACGGCGAAGCAGACGGTGGAGAGGATGAAGGAGCGCGGCGTGCAGCCGGACGTGGCCACCTACGGCAGCCTGGCCAAGGGGGTCGCCATTGCCAGGAAGCCCGGGGAGGCGCTGCTGCTGTGGAACGAGGTCAAGGAGCGGTGCGAGGCCGGCGCCGGTGGCAAGCCACCGTTTAAACccgacgaggagctcctcgaCGCGCTCGCCGACGTGTGCGTCCGGGGAGCCTTCTTCAAGAAGGCGCTGGAGATCGTGGCGTGCATGGAGGAGAACGGCATCGCGCCCAACAAGACCAAGTACAAGAAGATCTACATCGAGATGCACTCCAGGATGTTCACCAGCAAGCACGCGTCGCAGGCGAGGCAGGACCGCCGACGGGAGCGCAAGCGGGCGGCCGAGGCATTCAAGTTCTGGCTCGGCTTGCCCAACTCCTACTACGGCAGCGAGTGGCGGATCAGCCCCCTTGTAGGCAGCGACAACGATGACGACCTCAGCTAG